The sequence AAGCATGGGGGAGAGGGCAGCCCTGTGTCACCTGGAATCTTCCCAGCAGACCCTCAGAGATTCTGTTCACCACTCCCTcgctttacagatgaaaaaagagGCCCAAAGAGAGGAATTGGCCCCAATGCCCCAAAGCAAGTTGAAAGATGGAGCAGGGTTTGCTCTGAGCAGCAGGGGGCCGCACTGCCCAGAAAGGGGCCGTCTCACTAGGGATCCCTGTGGGGGCCAGTGGGGCACTGGGGGGCCGGTGGGTGTCCCTCAGTTGGCCCGCTGCGTGTTCCAGCGTACTCTCTATGGGTGTACCTGCCCCAGTGCCCCAGCCCTCTCCCGCAGAGCCCTGGAAGGAGCCGTCTCCTTATCAGGACGCGCACGGCTGAGCTCCAGCTATGCACCCGCCCAGCTCCGGGAGACAGGCTGGCGGCCAGGAGGCGGCGGTGGGGTGGACAGCAAAGGGCTCCCCCAGTTCTCAGTCCTGGCGGCCCAAGCCATCAGGCAGGGGATGGAGCAAGAGGGTCAGCCTGGTGCCTACCGGAAACTCTTCCCAGACCACCAGTCCTCCCAATGGCCCCCGGGGCGGCTTGAATGGGGTGTGGAGGGCGGGGCTTGGGCTAATGAAGTAGCAGGAGAACAGGCACAGTCCCTGCAACAGCGCCTCCTTCCGGGAGGAGGAGAGCAGTCAAGTGCCAGTGCTTAGTCTGGAATTTGAGGTGGAGAACATTTCTAGAGCCACCCCCACTGACCCACAGGGAGACTAAGAGGAGAGGTTACTCCTCCAAGGTCAAGTTGTCGATAGATACCGGCAGGGCAGAGCCTAGGACCAGGTCTACGGGTCAGAACCATACCACTGCAGTTTGCCCGTTAACTTAAAACTGCTCAAGGCTACCAAACTCAAACCAAGACCCAAGCTGACTTATCCAAGGAGTACGGGCAGGGTGGGTCCTGCCTGTCTCCAGTTTTCTttaccccaccccttcccaccctCACACCTGAGCTTGCCTGGTACCCTGACTCTCGGTgggccctctcctcctccccctcgaCACCCACCTCCCCTTACCCATCCATCCTCCAAGGCCCCGCTCCAGGTTAGAGCTCTGAGGCTCCTAAAGGTGCTCCTGTTACATGCACACCCCACAGTGCTCTGAGAGTTCAGACCCTCTGGCCTGGCCCTGCTTCCCCCTAAAATATTATGTGTTGCTCCCTCTGTCCCAACTCTCCCCGCGCCGCAACCCGAAGATTCTGTTTCTTAAGGGCATGGATCCTACTCATATTTCCACTCTCCCCACTACAGCacccagcatggtgcctggcacagagtaagtgctcaacaaatactcGCTAGCAGACTGATGTGGTGAGAGAGAAAATGCCCAACGGGGCCTTCTAAAAGAGCAGAGGGGCCCCCACCAATTCTCTCCCCCTGAAAACGGGACCAGGGACAGGGCAACCACAAACAGGGCCCTCCTCCTCAGAGGCAGGGAGGAGCCAGGGTGGAAGAGGGGAGAAAGCCACTTCCAGGGAAAGCTGTCAGAAGAGGAACAAGGAGCACAGAAAGCCCGCAGAGGGCCACAGGTCAGCAACTGCCCAAAGCCCCCTGAGAATCAGGCCTGGAGTGACCATGCGGGGCGCAGGGCAGCCAGATCAatgctgcctctccccaccccagcccccatcaGTGCTCTCTCTTCAGGAACCACCACTGAGGCACCGTCCTTCCCCTCCGGCCACCACCCCAGACACCAACAAGACACCTGGGACAAATCCATGCTTCTagccccaccctccccttccaagctgggagtcaggagacctgtgTGATCTGACCCTCTTAAATGCCCCCAGGCTGGGTGCTGCCTCTCTCCAGAGGGGCCAGGCCAGAGGAACTCAGAGCCTGCCCAGGCCCAACAGTCTATAACCCTCTGAGAGTCCCATCCCTGCAGAACCCCCAGTGCCACCTAAGATGCATACACCCAGAAGATGCTACAGGCTAAAAATGTGTGATCTCTGCAGTGCAAGGGaaggaggcggggtgggggtggggggtgaggatgCAAGCTTCTGGCCTGCCTGGAGTCTCCTTCTGTCCTCACCTCTGCTACAGCACCCAGGGCCTGCTCAGGTAAGCAGGACTGGGTAGATGGTGTGTGCAGAAAAAACCCAAGAAGAGGACAAAGAAAGGGAGCAGTTCTCAAAAGTACTAAAATATCCAGCTTCCTTCCCTACCTAGACACCTCCAGGACCCTCAGCTCTCTAGAAAAGCTGGACACAGGATTGAGAATGATGATGGCAGAAGGCCCTGGCATTTGACACCCAAGGGATGCTGGCAACAATCAAGAGGCAAGAGAGCAAGAGAGTGGTCTCCATTCTGAGAAGGGTTATCCCGCAAAACCTTTGCTCCAAAGTATAGACAGGAACAAGTGGGACAGTTTACAAACACTTTGGACTCTAGCCATGAATTGTCTACACCAATTTCACAACTTACATCTACCTGGATACGACAAACCATAATATACCGTAGGTATAGGCATATGCACACAAATGCTACAGGCCCGGGCACGGACTGGGGGTCAATGGGCTTGGTGGGAGGGGGGGGGTGGCGCTCAAGTCTTTGGCCTCTCCTAGACCTGCCCTCCTCTTCCACCGTCTGTTAAACCGGAGCCTGCCTCAGGTCCCtgaagctgcacagagaaaactcCAACGCGCACCCTTCTGAGTTTGCCGGAGCCTTAAGATGAAGTTGCCATTTGATGTGTGCGCCCACATCCCCACTCCCCAGCTTTCCTGCCAGCGTGAGGCGCCTCCACCGGGAGCTCCCACGCTCCAGGGGCACCTGGGAGAGCACCCGCAGCTCCGCCCGCCCGCCAGAGGTGTCAAGGAGAGACAGGAGGCCGCGGAAAGGGGCGGGAGGGGAACCCCGAGGGCCCGCCGGGCGCGGCGCGCTCACCTGGCCCGCAGAGCCGGCTGAAGTGGTAGGGATTGCAGCACACGGTGGGGCcgtcggcggcggcggcgaagCTGTGGCAGCCGCACAGGGGCTTGAGCTCCACGGCGTGCTGCAGGTCGGGCCAGCGGAAGAGGCGGCCGAGCAGCAGCTGCGGCGGCGCGGGCTGGCCGCCCAGGCGGAGGTCGGCGCGCGGCACCAGCACGCAGCCGCCCGGCACGCCGCCGCGGGACTCCACCGCCTCCAGCAGCGTGTCCAGCGAGCGCTCCTTGAGCCGCTTCAGCAGCGAGTACGTGACCGTCTTGAGCTCCTGCTCGAGCAGCAGCAGCCGCGAGCGAGCTTCGCGActccgcccgccgcccgccggcTCCAGGGCAGCCCCGGCCAGGGGGTCGCCGGCGTCCCGGGGCGCGCCGGCGGCGTCCCGCTCCGAGAAGAGACAGCAGGTCACCGTCTCGCAGTCACTTTCGGGCAGCCAGCCCCGGCCTCCCGGCTCCGCCACGTGAAGCGGGGAGCCCCCAGAGCCGGCCCCCGGCTCCGACATGGGCCTCGGGGGGCCCCCTGCGCGCCGGCGCCTCCCAGCGCCCTGGGCGCCTCGCTGTCCCACCGCGTCCCGGGGCCGCCTCAGGGCTACCGGGCGGACTTCGGGGCGGCCGCAGCCTCCGCCTTCTCGTGCCCGCGGGGCCGGCTCAGCTCGGCTGCCCACGCTCCCatcctcgccgccgccgccgccgccgccgccgctgccttCCTCCCGGTCGGGGACCACACGACTTCGCCAAAGTCGCCGCACCAGCCCCGAGCGTTTGGACCTGAACATACGATATCCTTTggcgccgggggtgggggggaggcggtCTCCGGTTACCGGGGGTCCGTTTCCTCAGCGAGGCGCCGGCTGCGCGGGCCGCAGCCCCACATGAAGCTCTGCCGCCGGGCGCCGTGCAGACCGCGCACAGCCTGTCGTCGAAGGGGCGCCGCAGGGCTGCAACATGAGGGAGCTCGCCAGGGCGGGACGGCGGGGAACGCGCGCACGCCGAGCCGCAGTCCGCGCTCGGCCCGCGACTACATGGACCCCGGCGCCCGGGCAGCTCAGCAACTCCAGCCCCGGCGCTTTAGAGGGACTGCAGGCTGCGCGCCGCCAGCAAGACCCCGCATGGGCCGGAGAGCCTTCAAAAGTTACGCGGCTGGTCCATGAGCACAAAGCGCTCGCGCCGAACCCCCCAAATGTGTCTGGGAAGCCCTGCCTTTAAAACCCAAGCACTTCACTACATGGGCTTTTCCTGCAGGATCCGAAAGGCAGGCTTGTTGATACCCTCGGCTTCCTTCTTACTCcctgcagaaagaaaaagaaaaaaaggaaagaaagaaaaagaaaccccaaacaaaaccaaaatccctGGAATTGCATGCACGAAAAGCCAACTCCGTCTCAGGTCCCAGGCGCTAGATGCACTTGGAGCGAATTTCTCCTGAACGCGGGTGTCAACACATGAGTGGAAACTGTAAAAATCCCAAAGAGCTGCTGGGAATCCTTAATTAAAAATGCAATCCACCGAGGCAGAGGTCGTAGCCCGCCCCACGCTGCGCTCGGACGCCCCGGACGCTGCGGCTGCAGAGgtcgcccccctcccccctccacaaaAAGTGCCTCCCGGTGGCCCCGCGGTCCCGGCGAGGTCTGGCGAGGCAGCGCCCGGCGGCTCTTTCTCTCGGCTCGTCTCCCTCGCTCGCTCCCCCGCTCggctctctcttttttgttctccTCAAACGCACACTGAGGGCCCCCGGAGGAGCGCCGCGGAGTCATTGGCTGCCTCCCATCATATGCCAGTCTAGACACTTTGGCGGCTCCGCGGCGCTGATTGTTGCGCAAACAAGGTTTCAAGTTTCTTAACTCTTAAAGGAGAACACGTCCCATTGCAGGGCCCGAGGCTCCGAGGGGCCGGCTCCCGGGGCGGGCCgagccccggcccccgccccacgCTTGCCCCAgcccccccgccccgggcctGACAGCGCCCACGGCCTGCTCTCTAGCTCGCGTGCGCCGTGGGCACGGATGCGAGCGCGcgctcgcacacacacacacacacacacacacacacgcggtTACACAAACCACGGGCGGGCTGCTCGAGGGCTCGGCGGACCCACTAAGACTCGGACGCAAACGGGGCGCTTTGCCTTTCCCTGGCTTGTGCACAAACTTACAAACACGCATTGCACTTTAGAATTGGTACAAACCCCCATCCCAGGGAAGGCTAATAAAAATGGGTGTGCGTGTATGCTTGCCTGGCTTGCGTCTCTTGGGAGCAGGGGGCGGCTGATTTGTTGGAGTAGCGGGATCTAGCGTGATAGCACGAGGCTTCCACACCCCCTGCGCAAAGTCAGGGGTTGGCCGCCGGGCCAACCGGGGGGCGTGGAATGCCTCGCGCAGCGGGACTCTAGGCTTGCTCGAGGTAGGGGAGTTGCAGAGGGTGGGGTAGAGGCAGGGAAGGTCTTCTCTAGGGCTCCTCTCGGTCGCCAAGTCTCCTTACCTCGGAGCTAGGCGGGCCGCCAGCCGTCCAGGGGCTGGGCGactcctccacccccttcccttccccagtttATTCTCTGCACCACGGTGAGGGATGTGGGTAGGGTTCGTGATTTCCCCAGCGACGTTTCATCATGGCAatgggggtgggttggggggccGGGTCCCGCCTGATCCGGGGCGAGCTGGTGGGAGCGCGGCGGCAGCAGCGGGCCGCCCGGCGAGGGAAGGGTTAAGGCCGCTCCTGCCCCAGGAGCCGGCGCGGCGGGGTACCTCCTCGGGCGCTCTCGCTAGTCCGAGGGTGGCAAAAGTTCAAGCTTGTAAAGTCGGGATTGGCCCCGCGCGGAGGGAAAAAAGGCCTggtcccccctcccaccccgggcGCGGCGCCGATTGGCCGGGCCACTGAGCGGGCACCGCCCTCTCCCCGGCGCGcggcggccccgcccccggcgtGGTGTCCCGCCCCTTTCCGGGCAAGAACCAGACCCGCACTGAATGAAAGAAATTCCGCTACTCTCATTGGCCCGGGGCTGGACGCCATTCCCCCCACCGAGGCCGAGGGGTTTGCGGGCGCGCGGGTCTCCCTCGGGAGTTCCCACGTGTGGGCCTGGCCTTGTGAGCGTGCTGCGGTGCTAGTCCCCCGGCGGGCCCGAGTTGTGTGTGCGCCGGGGGAAGGCCGGTGTTTGCAGGAAGGACTTAGAACCCTTTGCTGAGCTTTACCTGGAGCCAGGTACTGTTCGCTCCGCGCCCTCTGGGAGAGGCGGTTACTCTCGCGAATGGAGGGCCGGACTTAGAAGCTTCCCAGCCCTCATCCCCTTCTTCTTTGGCCCAATCAAAATAGCTGTCTTGGCCTCCGTCTGAAAAACGGAGATGATGATGCCTGCCCTGCGTTCTTCACAGAACCTTGAAGATCCTAGGAGACAGTGCCTTTTAAGTGCACAAATCGTAAGCAAACAGGGTGAATTTTCACAAGTGAACAAAACACCTGTGTAAGCAACATCTAGAGGACAACGGATCTTGTGGCCCCTTTTCAGTCACTGCTGACCCCTGGGGAAATGAATGCGTCttaaaatgcaaggagaaactTAATGTGAGGTAgtgttttctttcatcagggtaTCTGCTGGTTTGGCTGTGGATTACAATAATAGCTTGTGCTTACTATGGGCAAGGCCATGTTCCAAGCAAGCATTACAAAGATTTTAGtcattctcacaacaatcctgatAGTACTAttacctccatttcacagatgaggaaactgaggaagaggAACTTATTTAATTTGCCACTGAAATGAAGATAGTCTTGAAACTGCTAAGATACTAAAACCAGAGAGGCATAAACCAGTATGTGCTCTCACGCCAACAGCTAGAAAGTGGTGTGGGTCTGTGTTGCCAGAGCACACCCTTCAGGACAGTGCTTTCCAAAATGTGGTCCATTGGACCTGCTGAATCAAAGTGTTGTGCGGTGAGACCCCAGACTCCATATAACAACACTTTTGGGGGTAGGCATGGTTATTAACCACTAATTTACATtaaaggacactgaggcacaaagaCCTTAAGTAACTTGCGCAAGCTTGTAGTTAGTGGCAGAggttggatttgaacccagccaaTTTGGCCAGGGGAagaggtatgtgtgtgtgaggggaAGCAAAAGGAAAAGGATAGCAGGTGGATGGATTACCCCTCAGGGCTTCCACAAATGCTCAGCACCCCTGGAGGCAAATCTGTGAACTGTGACTCCTTCCCCCCTCCATTCCCCCATACCTCCCTGAGGTACCAGGGCATCCCTTTCTGCAGGGTTCCTGGTGGAGCACCCTGAGGGATGTCAGGCCTGTGCTTGGGGCCTCAGGCCAAGGAGAGACTGAAGTAGGAACCTTCCTGGGGAGGGCTGCCTTCTTCCCTGGGCAGTAATTTGGACAAAGTTTGCCTTCTGCTGTGCTCACCCAGAGATGTGGCATTGAGGGTGGGGTGCCATTAGGTTCCAGCTGGATGACACCTGAAGAGCATGGAAACCAGAGTCTAGTAGGCCTGAGTTCAGTACTGACCCTACTTAACCTCCCTCGCCTCTATAAGCCTCGgggttctcatctgtaaaatgggaataggaatcaTGCTACAGTTGGTTACCAAACTTAAATGACATGAGGTCCCGGAGTCATCCCTCATTCCAGGAAGACCAAGTCTCAATGGAGATAGTATCAGGAAGAGCAGGATGGTGACAGCCAGTCCCACTGTCCTTGGATTCCAGGGCCCATCCAGCCTAGCGCCTGCCTGTGTTGTGACCACTAGAGGGTGTGTGTGGCAGTGCCCAGAGGGCAGGGCCTCAGAGCTTCAGCCTAGGGCACCCTCCTAAACTGCCCCTCTGGAGAACAAGCTCAAATTCCCTGAGGGtgcaggaaaggagaaaggtaGGGTCCCAGCTGCTGCTCCTCAGGTCTCTGCAGCCTGGTTATTCACAAAGTAACTCACAAAGAAAGAACTCTAACCCCTGAGATTTAaatctgccccctccccattaTTCTAATATTCCCCCAAAGTACCctgtgttttctcacagttcataAACCCATGCTACCCCGTGTCCATTCTCCTCTGCCTCTGGAATGTAAGCCCCACGTGGTTAGAGATGGTGAAACTGTCAGGCACAGGCCACCCACAGACCCACTGAGGGAGTCAGAAACAGGCCATTTGATGCCACTCTGTCTGTACCATCAAAGAAGCTAATTCACACAAGACAGCACCTGCCCCATTTCTTCTCCCCAGTCCCTAGCATAACACCTGTCACATAGCAGGCACTTAATATTTGTGACATGATTGGATTAAAACCCCTCACTTCACCAAGCTCCATACTCATCATCATCCCATACCAAACACTTATATGCACTCTCAACAAATCCCCCCAACAGCATAATGAGGAAGTTCTTATTCttaaaaaatccatttctttagagaaggaaacagagaggttaagtaatttgtctttGGTCACACAGCCAACAAGTGGCAAAGATGGGACCTTAACCCCAGGCTGCTTGAGTTGAATGTTCATCTTCTGAATATCTGGCCCTAGAAAAGAAAACATGGTCTTTTGCCTTTGGGATGTTTCCACATTAGCTGGGAATTCACAAGGCATGAAACAGCAGAAATAATACAAGGCAGAGCTTGCTTCTTGGTGGTGGGAAGAGGCAGGCTCTAGGGGCCACTGCTTATAAACAGAGGCATTACAGAGGGAGTCTGGGCCACCTCTTGCTATGGTGAGATGAACTGGCAGGGAGACTGACTCATCCTAGCCCACTTCACAGAAAACTAATGGATAAACCAAGGCTTCACTTATCAACTCTCAGGAGAAAAACTATAGGCCCAACTGGCTAAGTGGTATTGTCTGCCCCTTTAGAAGGTAAATCTAATTGGCCAACATGGTCCCAAATGGGGAAGCTGGGGTACCCTTTGGTGGTAGACAACCTTTCTGAGACTTTGATGAATGCTTTGGACCCTTTCTCTCTTGAAAAATGCACATGTGCACGAATGGAACTTTGTATTCACCCACATGACATGTACTCATCAAGCTCCTATTGGGTGCCAAGCCAtgttctaggtgctagggatCCTGCAGTaagcaaaacacaaaaattcCCGAGCTCAAGGAGTCTAGTGGGAGGACAGAcagaccataaacaaaataatcaGGTATCCAGCATCTTGGAAGATAAAGATGCCAAGGTTAAAAatagaacagagaagaggagacagAAATGCCAGGAGAGGGTAGATGTGGTTCAGAGAAAGTGGTCAGGGAATGCTTCTctgggaaggtgacatttgagcaaggTCTTGATGGTGAAGGGAACCTCTCTGACACTATCTgggggaagaatgttccaggctcagagaacagcaagtgcaaggGTCCTGAGGTGGTAGCATGCCTGGCATGTCCCAGGACCATCAAAGAGGTGATGAGATGGGAGAaatactggggggagggggcgtgcAGATTATAGGGTCACACAGGCCATTGGTGGGTCTTTGGCTTGTCCTCTGAGCTGGGAGCCCCCTGGAGGTTCTGAGAGGGGGAGGGACATATCTGCCTTCTGTTTTAACTGGCTCCCCCTAGTTGCCATATGGAAAACAGACTGCAGGGACAGGGCGGGGAGCGGGGCCTGGTGGGAGACTGTTGCAGTGGCCCAGGAGAGGCCATGCTGGCGTGGGGAGAAGAGGTCAGGTCCTGGACATATTGAAGATAGAACCAGCATGACTTGCATTACATATTTGAGAGTGCGAAAGAACATCTGAACAGTGTAGACATGTTATTGAcgcttatttacttaatttttaaaatcagttcaccacttttatttagcCTTGTCATAAGCAGTAATAGCCGTGGAGTCACAGATGTGCTAGTTATATTTAtcacttttaaataaatacataaaataggaAGTTTATCTGTGTATCACCTGAAATTATCCTAATATCCACCTGGATACATGCAATGTTGGGAACACCAGTTTAACCAGTACCTAACCTCACCCACTTttaggctttttttgtttgtttgctttttcctaCACTCTCACAGAGACAAGGATTTTTCCTGGTCCTGTCTATAATTATGGGACCTATTACCATAGCCCCTATGAATCAAATGCCGATTTTACTATTGCCACTCCAGGCAGCCTGTGCTTGGGTAGCACAGAGTAATGGTTCTTAACCATCACTTTATTGAACCAAACAGACCTTGGTGCAAATCCTGTTCAGCTacctcttagctgtgtgaccttgggcaacttcctTAATTTCCTACAACAACCCCCAATAGGGGCCTATTATTATTCCCAGGTTATGGGGAGCCTGAGACTTAACTGGTAATAATAATATTGGGAGATTGTTTTGAAGATTCAAATGCTTAGCCCAGCGTCTGGCAcctaataagtgctcagtaaatgggagCTATTATTAGTGAAATAAGCAAGGAGTTAGTTGTTACCAGGTTAAGCCACTCAACTAACAACCAACTATTTAACCTCagggagactcagtttcctcatcaataaaatggaccTGCTTGGGGACctgcctggcggtccagtggttaagactgtgcttccaatgcagggggcgtgagttcaatccctggtttgggaactaagatcccacatgctgcacggccaaaattttaaaaataaataaacaaataatttaaaaattaaaaaaaaaaggacctgcTCGACCGTGGTGGGAGTTAAATGAGTAAGGTCCTGGCACACTGTAGGACTCAGCAGCTCCAGAGAATCAA comes from Balaenoptera ricei isolate mBalRic1 chromosome 2, mBalRic1.hap2, whole genome shotgun sequence and encodes:
- the SMAD6 gene encoding mothers against decapentaplegic homolog 6 isoform X2, with product MFRSKRSGLVRRLWRSRVVPDREEGSGGGGGGGGEDGSVGSRAEPAPRAREGGGCGRPEVRPVALRRPRDAVGQRGAQGAGRRRRAGGPPRPMSEPGAGSGGSPLHVAEPGGRGWLPESDCETVTCCLFSERDAAGAPRDAGDPLAGAALEPAGGGRSREARSRLLLLEQELKTVTYSLLKRLKERSLDTLLEAVESRGGVPGGCVLVPRADLRLGGQPAPPQLLLGRLFRWPDLQHAVELKPLCGCHSFAAAADGPTVCCNPYHFSRLCGPESPPPPYSRLSPRDEYKPLDLSDSTLSYTETEATNSLITAPDASMSPDATKPSHWCSVAYWEHRTRVGRLYAVYDQAVSIFYDLPQGSGFCLGQLNLEQRSESVRRTRSKIGFGILLSKEPDGVWAYNRGEHPIFVNSPTLDAPGGRALVVRKVPPGYSIKVFDFERSGLLQHGPEPDAADGPYDPNSVRISFAKGWGPCYSRQFITSCPCWLEILLNNHR
- the SMAD6 gene encoding mothers against decapentaplegic homolog 6 isoform X1, encoding MFRSKRSGLVRRLWRSRVVPDREEGSGGGGGGGGEDGSVGSRAEPAPRAREGGGCGRPEVRPVALRRPRDAVGQRGAQGAGRRRRAGGPPRPMSEPGAGSGGSPLHVAEPGGRGWLPESDCETVTCCLFSERDAAGAPRDAGDPLAGAALEPAGGGRSREARSRLLLLEQELKTVTYSLLKRLKERSLDTLLEAVESRGGVPGGCVLVPRADLRLGGQPAPPQLLLGRLFRWPDLQHAVELKPLCGCHSFAAAADGPTVCCNPYHFSRLCGPESPPPPYSRLSPRDEYKPLDLSDSTLSYTETEATNSLITAPGEFSDASMSPDATKPSHWCSVAYWEHRTRVGRLYAVYDQAVSIFYDLPQGSGFCLGQLNLEQRSESVRRTRSKIGFGILLSKEPDGVWAYNRGEHPIFVNSPTLDAPGGRALVVRKVPPGYSIKVFDFERSGLLQHGPEPDAADGPYDPNSVRISFAKGWGPCYSRQFITSCPCWLEILLNNHR